In a single window of the Hippoglossus hippoglossus isolate fHipHip1 chromosome 7, fHipHip1.pri, whole genome shotgun sequence genome:
- the LOC117764141 gene encoding dysbindin-like isoform X1, with protein sequence MTDPHRHTPASCPGASTGVIARSSTNPHIHWIMSSTGSTNHNKRLASETDNSQRLLDNDSTQHLKMRERQRFFEEVYQHDVDNYLPSAHLQIDSRKPPMGSISSMEVNVDVLEQMDLMDISDQEALDVFLNSGSGAEDGELASPLPECEDDDEEEEDEDAEVVYRERAPLKRQNEVHRGAKSRMSSTSSGSSDTSGAGEDTPVIQSDDEEVHADTLLLTSAPQTRDEETEEEDEEERGLAIEGRGV encoded by the exons ATGACCGacccccacagacacacaccagcatCCTGTCCTGGAGCCTCGACAG ggGTAATCGCACGCTCTTCAACCAATCCCCACATCCACTGGATCATGTCGTCCACCGGGTCGACCAACCACAACAAGCGACTGGCAT CGGAGACAGACAACTCTCAGCGGTTGTTGGATAACGATTCTACCCAGCACCTGAAGATGAGGGAGCGACAGCGTTTCTTTGAGGAGGTCTACCAGCACGATGTCGATAACTACTTGCCCTCTGCTCACTTGCAGATCGACAGCAGGAAAC CTCCAATGGGCAGTATCTCATCTATGGAAGTGAATGTGGACGTCCTGGAGCAGATGGACCTGATGGACATATCTGACCAGGAGGCTCTAGATGTGTTTCTAAACTCGGGCTCTGGAGCAGAGGATGGAGAGCTGGCTTCCCCACTACCAG AGTGTGAGGATGacgacgaagaggaggaggatgaagacgcAGAGGTGGTCTACAGGGAGCGTGCGCCTTTGAAACGGCAAAACGAAGTCCACCGCGGCGCCAAGTCTCGCATGTCGTCCACATCATCTGGTTCCAGTGACACCAGTGGGGCCGGAGAGGACACGCCTGTGATCCAGTCTGACGATGAAGAAGTCCACGCGGACActctgctgctgacctctgctCCCCAAACCAGGGatgaagaaacagaggaggaagatgaggaggaaagaggcCTTGCAATAGAGGGCAGAGGAGTCTGA
- the LOC117764141 gene encoding dysbindin-like isoform X2: protein MSSTGSTNHNKRLASETDNSQRLLDNDSTQHLKMRERQRFFEEVYQHDVDNYLPSAHLQIDSRKPPMGSISSMEVNVDVLEQMDLMDISDQEALDVFLNSGSGAEDGELASPLPECEDDDEEEEDEDAEVVYRERAPLKRQNEVHRGAKSRMSSTSSGSSDTSGAGEDTPVIQSDDEEVHADTLLLTSAPQTRDEETEEEDEEERGLAIEGRGV from the exons ATGTCGTCCACCGGGTCGACCAACCACAACAAGCGACTGGCAT CGGAGACAGACAACTCTCAGCGGTTGTTGGATAACGATTCTACCCAGCACCTGAAGATGAGGGAGCGACAGCGTTTCTTTGAGGAGGTCTACCAGCACGATGTCGATAACTACTTGCCCTCTGCTCACTTGCAGATCGACAGCAGGAAAC CTCCAATGGGCAGTATCTCATCTATGGAAGTGAATGTGGACGTCCTGGAGCAGATGGACCTGATGGACATATCTGACCAGGAGGCTCTAGATGTGTTTCTAAACTCGGGCTCTGGAGCAGAGGATGGAGAGCTGGCTTCCCCACTACCAG AGTGTGAGGATGacgacgaagaggaggaggatgaagacgcAGAGGTGGTCTACAGGGAGCGTGCGCCTTTGAAACGGCAAAACGAAGTCCACCGCGGCGCCAAGTCTCGCATGTCGTCCACATCATCTGGTTCCAGTGACACCAGTGGGGCCGGAGAGGACACGCCTGTGATCCAGTCTGACGATGAAGAAGTCCACGCGGACActctgctgctgacctctgctCCCCAAACCAGGGatgaagaaacagaggaggaagatgaggaggaaagaggcCTTGCAATAGAGGGCAGAGGAGTCTGA
- the LOC117764141 gene encoding dysbindin-like isoform X3, which yields MRERQRFFEEVYQHDVDNYLPSAHLQIDSRKPPMGSISSMEVNVDVLEQMDLMDISDQEALDVFLNSGSGAEDGELASPLPECEDDDEEEEDEDAEVVYRERAPLKRQNEVHRGAKSRMSSTSSGSSDTSGAGEDTPVIQSDDEEVHADTLLLTSAPQTRDEETEEEDEEERGLAIEGRGV from the exons ATGAGGGAGCGACAGCGTTTCTTTGAGGAGGTCTACCAGCACGATGTCGATAACTACTTGCCCTCTGCTCACTTGCAGATCGACAGCAGGAAAC CTCCAATGGGCAGTATCTCATCTATGGAAGTGAATGTGGACGTCCTGGAGCAGATGGACCTGATGGACATATCTGACCAGGAGGCTCTAGATGTGTTTCTAAACTCGGGCTCTGGAGCAGAGGATGGAGAGCTGGCTTCCCCACTACCAG AGTGTGAGGATGacgacgaagaggaggaggatgaagacgcAGAGGTGGTCTACAGGGAGCGTGCGCCTTTGAAACGGCAAAACGAAGTCCACCGCGGCGCCAAGTCTCGCATGTCGTCCACATCATCTGGTTCCAGTGACACCAGTGGGGCCGGAGAGGACACGCCTGTGATCCAGTCTGACGATGAAGAAGTCCACGCGGACActctgctgctgacctctgctCCCCAAACCAGGGatgaagaaacagaggaggaagatgaggaggaaagaggcCTTGCAATAGAGGGCAGAGGAGTCTGA
- the cdh26.1 gene encoding cadherin-like protein 26 has translation MRTFSLLLLVALAALAESGHGKHMRRAKRELLLRSKRRWVLSTIELVEEEPVVGRKKLISQMHNDQVKEEAHNTKFRISGKGVDEAPLGLFEINEVTGEVFVKRSIDRETDPTFDLKFQILHRTTDLEVDPPLSIIVEIGDINDNAPIFNNLPLSANVKENTKEGILPVVLDVFDRDQEDTQNSEVTIRMLKQEPAEPKIELEQLNNSRAQLTFKGCFDYNKIKTYKVTVEAKDHGKPTLSSTTVVTLNVVDTNTHLPKFKNNKVQGKVWESVTERDVLRVAVEDKDTPQTPGWRAKYFLVDKKEEEYFQIETDPVTNEGILNVIKGKDYERTSLITLLIGVENEEPLFVCADKSNGIVTLPPIDKVNITIKVMDLNDEPKFEKEKVDVYLKEEEELGKLLFTPKVTDPDSDLDKIRFVLLEDPADWLTINEFTGEVTSVKKMDRESPFVNEKGIYKAVICAIDDGEPPANSTSRLLIHLGDVNDNTPKLASKSIILCGNKGNKAMVPVIDPDDPPYSGPFAFSLGDDDKNVEQQWKLDPAFGMEGGLVSLKPLAYGNYSVPLEIKDQQGMSAKDTVVMIVCDCGETDVCPARGPLSSSIGPAGVGLIILGLLIFSLLLLLFICKCGQRAIKHIPIPDDEGHQTLMKYNEEGGGASSTAMPAMPTLSWLPSNGGTVTDNLKQASGQIYKADPVMIQNVGNYKASGSIMSHSNMSTMETHQRDTLRTLGGQSMNLSRNPSRSNSYRVPMQGGSTRHMQSFSMRSNIYLPDLIERRIHMIDGDHIDHPMHEPLHYAYEGQGSQCQSLDKLSLSNLGDATEFLNDLGPKFKTLGNICHQTAQDNNTQI, from the exons ATGAGGACTTTTTCCCTGCTTCTGTTG GTTGCATTAGCAGCCCTGGCAGAGTCTGGCCATGGGAAGCACATGAGGCGTGCTAAGCGG GAGCTTTTGCTGCGATCCAAAAGAAGGTGGGTTTTGTCTACGATCGAACTAGTAGAGGAAGAACCTGTCGTGGGTCGAAAAAAACTTATTTCACAG ATGCATAATGACCAGGTTAAAGAGGAAGCGCATAACACAAAGTTCCGTATCAGTGGAAAGGGTGTGGATGAGGCACCACTGGGCTTGTTCGAAATCAATGAAGTTACCGGAGAGGTGTTTGTCAAAAGATCCattgacagagagacagacccCACTTTTGAC TTGAAGTTTCAAATCTTGCACAGGACGACAGACCTAGAAGTAGACCCTCCACTATCTATAATTGTAGAAATAGGGGACATCAATGACAATGCACCTATTTTTAACAATCTTCCCCTGAGTGCCAAtgtaaaggaaaacacaaaagagg GGATCTTGCCAGTGGTGCTGGATGTTTTTGACAGGGATCAAGAGGACACGCAAAACTCTGAAGTCACCATCCGTATGCTTAAACAGGAACCGGCAGAGCCCAAGATTGAGTTGGAACAGCTCAATAACTCAAGGGCCCAGCTCACATTTAAAGGATGTTTTGACTACAAT AAAATCAAGACATATAAAGTTACGGTTGAAGCAAAAGATCATGGGAAACCAACTTTATCCTCCACTACTGTTGTTACTCTCAATGTTGTTGATACAAACACCCATCTACCAAAGTTCAAGAATAATAAG GTCCAGGGTAAGGTGTGGGAATCAGTCACCGAAAGGGATGTCTTGAGAGTCGCAGTAGAAGACAAAGACACTCCTCAAACTCCTGGATGGCGGGCCAAATATTTCCTCGTTgacaaaaaagaggaagaatacTTCCAAATTGAAACTGACCCCGTCACAAATGAGGGTATTCTGAATGTCATTAAG GGGAAGGATTATGAGAGGACAAGTTTAATAACCTTGCTGATCGGAGTAGAGAACGAAGAACCCCTTTTTGTTTGTGCAGACAAATCAAACGGCATAGTCACACTTCCACCTATAGATAAAGTCAACATCACAATAAAAGTGATGGACCTCAATGATGAACCCAAgtttgagaaagagaaagttgaTGTGTACctaaaggaagaggaggagctggggaaGTTGCTGTTCACTCCAAAGGTTACTGATCCGGACTCTGACTTAGACAAGATCAG GTTTGTGCTGTTGGAAGATCCAGCGGATTGGCTGACCATCAACGAGTTTACAGGAGAAGTCACATCGGTGAAGAAAATGGACAGAGAATCACCCTTTGTTAATGAGAAGGGCATTTACAAAGCAGTCATCTGCGCCATTGATGACG GTGAACCTCCAGCCAACAGTACATCCCGGCTGCTGATCCACCTGGGGGATGTCAATGACAACACGCCAAAGCTGGCAAGCAAAAGCATCATTTTGTGTGGAAACAAGGGCAACAAGGCCATGGTGCCTGTCATAGACCCAGATGATCCTCCATACAGTGGGCCCTTTGCCTTTTCTCTGGGAGATGATGATAAAAATGTGGAGCAGCAATGGAAACTAGACCCTGCTTTCG GTATGGAAGGTGGCCTTGTTAGCCTGAAGCCACTTGCTTATGGCAACTACTCTGTGCCACTGGAGATTAAGGACCAACAGGGCATGAGCGCAAAAGATACCGTGGTAATGATAGTGTGCGACTGTGGAGAAACAGACGTTTGCCCAGCCAGAGGGCCGCTCTCATCCAGCATCGGGCCTGCTGGTGTTGGATTGATTATTCTGGGATTGCTCATATTTTCGT tgctgCTACTCCTCTTTATATGTAAGTGTGGACAAAGGGCGATCAAACACATCCCCATCCCGGACGATGAGGGACACCAGACCCTTATGAAGTACAACGAAGAAGGAGGCGGCGCTTCAAGCACA GCTATGCCCGCTATGCCCACTCTGTCCTGGCTACCTTCAAATGGGGGAACTGTGACAGACAACCTGAAACAGGCCAGCGGGCAG ATCTATAAAGCGGATCCTGTCATGATCCAGAATGTGGGTAACTACAAAGCCTCGGGGTCCATCATG AGTCATTCTAACATGAGCACAATGGAAACGCATCAGAGGGACACTCTCAGAACACTTGGAGGGCAGAGCATG aACTTATCAAGGAATCCAAGCAGGAGCAACAGCTACCGG GTACCCATGCAGGGAGGCTCAACAAGGCACATGCAGTCTTTCAGCATGCGGTCAAATATATACCTTCCTGATCTCATCGAAAGG AGAATCCACATGATTGATGGAGACCACATCGACCACCCGATGCACGAGCCCTTACACTATGCCTACGAGGGTCAGGGAAGCCAATGCCAGTCACTGGATAAGCTGTCCCTCAGCAACCTGGGAGATGCTACAGAGTTTCTGAATGATTTAGGGCCAAAGTTCAAGACCTTGGGCAACATCTGTCACCAAACGGCTcaagacaacaacacacagatttgA
- the mtg2 gene encoding mitochondrial ribosome-associated GTPase 2, with amino-acid sequence MLAALWRVRIPRCLPPDIMSGLEFRGKGLKLVRHVSSSCAVCAKARGQQSKGEMTEKKLTRHFVDHRRVKLMAGSGGKGACCFHSEPRKEWGGPDGGNGGDGGSIIIKANRFVKSLAQVVPLYKGEDGQSGGSKNCYGRNGSSTYVSVPLGTVVKEEGKTVVDLSEHGLEYLAVFGGAGGKGNRFFLSNENRAPMTATSGVPGEERVLQLELRTMAHAGLVGFPNAGKSSLLRAISNARPAVAAYPFTTLSPHVGIVSYRDHEQVAVADIPGIIRGAHLNRGLGISFLRHIERCRFLLFVLDLSAPEPWTQLQHLRYELDQYEPGLSQRPQAIIANKMDLPEAREKLETLKSLVMERVIPVSALAGQNTEELILHLRELYDGYLQGQGGGEGKPTKW; translated from the exons ATGTTGGCGGCGTTGTGGAGGGTTCGAATCCCTCGGTGTCTTCCCCCGGACATCATGTCGGGACTCGAGTTCAGGGGAAAGGGACTGAAGCTGGTCAGACATGTCAGCTCCTCCTGCGCCGTGTGCGCTAAAGCCCGAGGACAGCAGAGCAAGGGAGAGATGACGGAGAAGAAGCTG ACCCGTCACTTTGTGGACCATCGCCGTGTGAAGCTGATGGCCGGGTCCGGGGGTAAAGGTGCCTGCTGCTTTCACAGTGAGCCCCGAAAAGAGTGGGGTGGACCGGATGGGGGgaatggaggtgatggaggaagCATCATTATCAAGG CGAATCGGTTTGTCAAATCCTTGGCACAAGTAGTTCCGCTGTATAAGGGAGAGGATGGCCAATCGGGTGGCAGCAAGAACTGTTATGGTCGGAACGGCAGCTCAACCTACGTTTCT GTACCATTAGGCACTgtggtgaaggaggaggggaaaacTGTAGTGGACCTCTCTGAACACGGGCTGGAGTATCTGGCTGTATTTGGAGGGGCCGGAGGCAAAGGGAATCGATTCTTTCTGTCCAATGAGAACCGAGCCCCCATGACGGCAACCTCAGGCGtgccaggagaggagagggtcCTTCAGCTGGAGCTACGCACCATGGCACACGCAGGACTg GTGGGTTTTCCTAATGCTGGGAAATCCTCGTTGTTGAGAGCCATATCCAATGCCAGGCCTGCTGTGGCTGCTTACCCATTCACCACACTCAGCCCACATGTAGGAATTGTCAGTTACAGGGATCATGAGCAAGTTGCAG TTGCTGACATCCCAGGCATCATCCGAGGAGCCCATCTAAATCGAGGCCTGGGCATCTCTTTCCTGCGTCACATAGAGCGCTGTcgtttcctcctcttcgtcctggACCTGTCCGCCCCAGAGCCCTGGACTCAGCTCCAACATTTACGTTATGAGCTGGACCAGTATGAGCCTGGTCTGTCCCAGCGGCCTCAGGCCATCATAGCCAACAAAATGGACCTGCCCGAGGCCCGGGAGAAGCTGGAGACTCTGAAGAGCCTTGTCATGGAGCGGGTCATTCCCGTGTCGGCTCTCGCTGGACAGAACACAGAGGAGCTCATCCTCCACCTCAGGGAGCTGTATGACGGCTACCTCCAAGGACAAGGTGGTGGGGAAGGAAAACCCACTAAGTGGTag